In Pseudomonas nunensis, a single window of DNA contains:
- a CDS encoding amidohydrolase family protein, with the protein MGEHWNGPIIDAHHHFWDPSINDHPWLAPEANIPFRYGDYSAIKRRYFPEDYFADAGAHNVVQTVYIETEWNPQDPIGETRFIEGLAARYGVPNAIVAQAWLDHPDAIAVLSEQASFKCVRSVRHKPGGPTAPSQVGHVRSLMSDEHWRRSYAALQGLGLHFDLQTPWWNLHEAERLARDFPGTTLILNHAGLPSDRSAEGLAGWRLAMARLAQWPNVQVKISGLGQGGQAWRAKDNAWIVREVIAMFGSERAMFASNFPVDSLCGSFDAIYSGFKSIVADRPRADQERLFYSNAQRVYRCEPCAIDRTWPDALRSEA; encoded by the coding sequence ATGGGTGAGCATTGGAACGGCCCGATCATCGACGCCCATCATCACTTTTGGGACCCGTCGATCAATGATCATCCGTGGCTGGCGCCGGAGGCCAATATTCCGTTTCGCTACGGTGACTACAGCGCGATCAAGCGTCGCTATTTTCCCGAAGATTATTTCGCCGATGCAGGCGCTCACAACGTCGTACAAACGGTGTACATCGAGACCGAATGGAACCCGCAGGACCCGATTGGCGAAACCCGTTTCATCGAAGGCTTGGCCGCTCGTTATGGCGTGCCCAACGCGATTGTTGCGCAAGCCTGGCTCGATCACCCGGACGCCATCGCGGTGCTCAGCGAGCAAGCGAGTTTCAAGTGCGTGCGCAGCGTTCGCCACAAACCCGGTGGCCCGACCGCGCCGTCGCAGGTTGGCCATGTGCGCAGCCTGATGAGCGACGAACACTGGCGCCGCAGTTACGCCGCGCTGCAGGGGCTGGGTCTGCATTTCGACTTGCAAACACCTTGGTGGAACCTGCATGAGGCCGAACGCCTGGCCCGGGATTTTCCCGGCACCACGCTGATTCTCAACCACGCCGGTTTGCCCAGCGATCGCAGTGCCGAAGGCCTGGCCGGTTGGCGCCTGGCGATGGCGCGGCTGGCCCAGTGGCCGAACGTGCAGGTGAAGATTTCCGGCCTAGGCCAGGGTGGTCAGGCGTGGCGCGCTAAAGACAATGCGTGGATCGTGCGCGAAGTGATTGCGATGTTCGGCAGCGAGCGGGCGATGTTCGCCAGCAACTTTCCGGTGGACAGTTTGTGCGGCTCGTTCGACGCCATTTACAGCGGTTTCAAATCCATCGTTGCTGACCGGCCACGCGCCGATCAGGAGCGACTTTTCTACAGCAACGCGCAGCGGGTTTATCGCTGCGAACCTTGCGCCATCGACCGGACATGGCCTGA
- a CDS encoding Bug family tripartite tricarboxylate transporter substrate binding protein — translation MRNAFVRRTSRLFLGCTLVAAGALPALAHAWQPDKNVEIVVAGGPGGGTDQLGRLIQSIITTHKFLEVNTIVLNKGGGNGAEAFLDLKMNKGDPEKLVIGTNNIYLLPLVSKLGYQWQELTPVAALAEDDFILWSYKDAPWKDAKGFYEAVKADPSNLRMGGSQSKDVDQTLTLLLNQTTNSKLVYIPFKSGSEAATQLAGKHIAANVNNPSESISQWRGDQVEPLCVFSKERMAYTEKVAGDKSWADVPTCHEQGLGIDQYRFPRTVFMPGDVTAEQRAFYVDLMRKVTETPEFKAYVKQNALVPTFLEGEPLTAYIEKDTARVTPVFKEAGWLKN, via the coding sequence ATGCGAAATGCATTCGTCCGTCGCACATCCCGTCTGTTTCTTGGCTGCACGCTGGTCGCCGCCGGCGCCCTTCCCGCTCTCGCTCACGCCTGGCAACCGGACAAGAATGTCGAAATCGTCGTGGCCGGCGGCCCCGGTGGCGGTACCGATCAACTCGGCCGGCTGATCCAGTCGATCATCACCACACACAAGTTCCTCGAGGTGAACACCATCGTCCTCAACAAGGGCGGCGGCAATGGCGCCGAAGCCTTCCTCGACCTGAAAATGAACAAGGGCGATCCGGAAAAACTGGTGATCGGCACTAACAACATCTACCTGTTGCCGCTGGTGTCCAAGCTCGGCTACCAATGGCAGGAACTGACCCCTGTCGCAGCCCTGGCCGAAGATGACTTCATTCTCTGGAGCTACAAAGACGCGCCGTGGAAGGATGCCAAAGGCTTCTACGAAGCGGTCAAGGCTGACCCTTCGAACCTGCGCATGGGCGGCAGTCAGTCCAAGGATGTCGATCAGACCCTGACCTTGCTGCTGAACCAGACCACAAATAGCAAACTGGTGTACATCCCGTTCAAGAGCGGCAGCGAAGCCGCGACCCAACTGGCCGGCAAACACATCGCCGCCAACGTCAACAACCCCAGCGAAAGCATCAGTCAATGGCGCGGCGACCAGGTCGAACCCCTCTGCGTATTCAGCAAGGAACGCATGGCCTACACCGAGAAGGTTGCCGGCGACAAATCCTGGGCCGACGTTCCGACGTGCCACGAACAGGGCCTGGGGATCGATCAGTACCGCTTCCCGCGCACCGTGTTCATGCCCGGCGACGTCACCGCCGAACAACGGGCGTTCTATGTCGACCTGATGCGCAAAGTCACCGAGACCCCGGAGTTCAAGGCCTACGTCAAACAGAACGCGCTGGTGCCGACCTTCCTCGAAGGCGAGCCGCTGACCGCCTACATTGAAAAGGACACAGCCCGGGTCACGCCGGTCTTCAAAGAAGCCGGCTGGCTGAAAAACTGA
- a CDS encoding MFS transporter, with protein MARPSASLHLPGAVAQPITAASTPLAVTSKASSVRWRIFAIIFALTMVNLIDRVSLSIAMPTIAHEFSLLPSMQGLILSSFFWAYALLQIPGGWMIDRFGPHRVISWSTGLWGTFQVIAAFATGGLSLLFARVALGAAEAPLFPSGGKLISLWLAPSERSRGAVLMDSGSPLGVALGGLIIAYLIASLDSWRLAFVIAGIATLVLAWLARRYLRDDPATHPQVNAEELEKINAGRATPAAEAARVPVKGLGIAARSLSGLLIGRASWAMVYFGLLTWGPSYLAQARGFDIKGIGAATFVIFVCGALGSLTGGFLCDGLIRKGVSRGVAVKSLLAFSGLVALGAFLLLPTLSNPFAAVALLAMTAFFLMWGSLYWSFPALLAAPARVGLIGGVMNMAGSTGGIAVPILVGVILQMAGGFAPVLGFFAVCSAIFVLATLFISLDEVRYG; from the coding sequence ATGGCTCGTCCCAGTGCTTCCCTGCATCTGCCTGGCGCAGTTGCCCAACCGATCACAGCAGCCTCGACGCCGTTGGCCGTAACCAGCAAGGCCAGCAGTGTTCGCTGGAGGATCTTCGCGATCATCTTCGCGTTGACCATGGTTAATCTGATCGACCGGGTCTCGCTGTCGATTGCGATGCCGACCATTGCCCACGAGTTTTCGCTCTTGCCAAGCATGCAAGGGCTGATCCTCAGCAGCTTCTTCTGGGCGTATGCGTTGTTGCAGATTCCGGGCGGCTGGATGATCGATCGTTTCGGGCCGCACCGGGTGATCAGCTGGTCCACCGGGTTGTGGGGCACGTTCCAGGTCATCGCCGCATTCGCTACGGGCGGCTTGTCGTTGCTGTTTGCCCGTGTCGCGCTTGGTGCAGCGGAAGCGCCGTTGTTCCCTTCGGGCGGCAAGCTGATTTCCCTGTGGCTGGCACCGAGCGAGCGCAGTCGCGGTGCGGTGCTGATGGACAGTGGCAGCCCGTTGGGCGTGGCGTTGGGCGGGTTGATCATTGCTTACCTGATTGCTTCGCTGGATTCGTGGCGCCTGGCGTTTGTGATCGCCGGCATCGCGACACTGGTACTGGCCTGGCTGGCTCGGCGTTATCTGCGCGATGACCCGGCGACTCACCCGCAGGTGAATGCCGAGGAACTCGAGAAAATCAACGCAGGCCGCGCAACCCCGGCTGCCGAAGCGGCGCGGGTGCCGGTCAAAGGGCTGGGCATTGCTGCCCGTTCGCTGAGTGGTTTGCTGATCGGTCGCGCCAGTTGGGCGATGGTGTATTTCGGGCTGCTGACCTGGGGACCGAGTTATCTGGCGCAGGCCCGCGGGTTTGATATCAAAGGCATAGGCGCAGCGACGTTTGTGATCTTCGTGTGCGGCGCGTTGGGTTCGTTGACTGGCGGTTTCCTCTGCGACGGGCTGATCCGCAAAGGCGTCAGCCGTGGCGTGGCGGTCAAGAGCCTGCTGGCGTTTTCCGGTTTGGTGGCCCTCGGCGCGTTCCTGCTGTTGCCAACCCTGAGCAATCCTTTTGCGGCCGTGGCGTTGTTGGCCATGACCGCGTTTTTTCTTATGTGGGGCAGCCTCTACTGGAGCTTCCCGGCGTTGCTGGCGGCGCCGGCGCGGGTCGGGTTGATCGGCGGCGTGATGAACATGGCCGGCAGTACCGGCGGGATCGCGGTGCCGATTCTGGTGGGCGTCATCCTGCAAATGGCCGGTGGTTTTGCGCCGGTGCTGGGGTTCTTTGCGGTGTGCTCGGCGATCTTCGTTTTGGCCACGTTGTTCATCAGTCTGGATGAGGTGCGTTATGGGTGA
- a CDS encoding tripartite tricarboxylate transporter permease encodes MSEFDSLLQGMNLILTPGHIGLMVIGVLLGILVGVLPGLGAPNGVALLLPLTFTMSPVSAIILLSCMYWGALFGGSITSILFNIPGEPSSVATTFDGYPMAREGRAAEALTAAFSSALIGALAGVLLLTFLSTRIAAFAMSFSSPEFFAVYLLAFCTFIGMSKNPPLKTVVAMMIGFAMAAVGMDTVSGNLRLTFDQPVLMTGISFEVAVIGLFGIGEILCTVEEGLVFRGEHARITPMIILRTWAKLPRYWWTIVRSTLVGCWMGITPGGPTAASFISYSLARRFSKNRDNFGKGELEGVIAPETADHAAGTSALLPMLTLGIPGSATAAVMLGGLMIWGLHPGPTLFVEQHDFVWGLIASMYLGNVVSLIVVLATVPLFASILRIPFSIIAPIIIMVCAIGAYSVHNSFFDVVLMLGFGALGYLFKKLGYPIAPLVLAAVLGDKAEDAFRQSMLFSDGHLGIFWSNGLVGSLTTAALLMLFWPLISKVLGALTGLRKPPVSKTKSVL; translated from the coding sequence ATGAGCGAGTTCGATTCCCTGCTGCAAGGCATGAACCTGATCCTGACCCCGGGCCACATCGGCCTGATGGTGATCGGCGTGCTGCTGGGCATTCTGGTCGGCGTATTGCCCGGCCTCGGCGCCCCGAATGGCGTGGCATTGCTGTTGCCGCTGACCTTCACCATGTCGCCAGTCTCGGCGATCATCCTGTTGTCGTGCATGTATTGGGGCGCGCTGTTCGGCGGCTCGATCACCTCGATCCTGTTTAATATCCCCGGTGAGCCCTCATCGGTGGCGACCACGTTCGACGGCTACCCGATGGCCCGCGAAGGTCGCGCCGCCGAAGCACTGACCGCCGCCTTCAGCTCGGCGCTGATCGGCGCGCTGGCCGGGGTGTTGTTGCTGACGTTTCTGTCGACCCGCATCGCGGCGTTCGCCATGTCATTCAGTTCGCCGGAGTTCTTTGCGGTGTACCTGTTGGCGTTCTGCACCTTCATCGGCATGAGCAAGAACCCGCCGCTGAAAACCGTGGTGGCGATGATGATCGGTTTCGCCATGGCCGCCGTCGGCATGGACACCGTGTCCGGCAACCTGCGCCTGACCTTCGATCAACCGGTTTTGATGACCGGCATCAGCTTCGAAGTGGCGGTAATCGGCTTGTTCGGCATCGGCGAAATCCTTTGCACCGTCGAAGAAGGACTGGTGTTTCGCGGCGAGCATGCGCGGATCACGCCGATGATCATCCTGCGCACCTGGGCCAAGTTACCGCGTTACTGGTGGACGATTGTGCGCAGCACGCTGGTCGGTTGCTGGATGGGCATTACCCCCGGCGGCCCAACCGCCGCCTCGTTCATAAGCTACAGCCTGGCCCGGCGTTTCTCGAAGAACCGCGATAACTTCGGCAAGGGCGAACTCGAAGGCGTGATTGCCCCGGAAACCGCCGACCACGCCGCTGGCACCAGCGCCCTGCTGCCGATGCTGACCCTGGGCATTCCAGGCTCGGCGACCGCTGCAGTGATGCTCGGTGGCTTGATGATCTGGGGCCTGCACCCTGGCCCGACGTTGTTCGTCGAGCAGCATGATTTTGTTTGGGGCCTGATCGCCAGCATGTACCTCGGTAACGTGGTGAGCCTGATCGTGGTGTTGGCCACCGTGCCGTTGTTCGCTTCGATCCTGCGCATTCCGTTCTCGATCATTGCGCCGATCATCATCATGGTCTGCGCCATCGGTGCTTACTCGGTGCACAACTCGTTCTTCGACGTGGTGCTGATGCTCGGCTTCGGCGCGCTAGGTTATTTGTTCAAGAAACTCGGCTACCCGATTGCACCGCTGGTGCTCGCTGCTGTGTTGGGCGACAAAGCTGAAGATGCGTTCCGCCAATCGATGCTGTTCTCCGACGGGCACCTGGGGATTTTCTGGTCCAATGGGCTGGTGGGCAGCCTGACCACGGCGGCCCTGCTGATGCTGTTCTGGCCGTTGATTTCCAAAGTGCTGGGGGCGCTGACGGGCCTGCGCAAACCACCGGTCAGCAAAACCAAATCGGTGCTGTGA
- a CDS encoding tripartite tricarboxylate transporter TctB family protein, with the protein MSHSSDSPALVGTRWVELGLALFTALIGAVVMFGSIEQGIGWGDSGPEPGYFPFYIGLMLSAASVANGVLTVVRWQALSIAFVSRSAFKQVLSVFIPIALFVGAMPFTGIYVASACFIAWFMWRDKVRVKPYGKWMIGTVSLGAVLASYLIFALWFKVPLDAGPMGDWIALAGRNFK; encoded by the coding sequence ATGTCCCATTCTTCGGATTCACCGGCGCTGGTCGGCACCCGCTGGGTCGAGCTCGGCCTGGCACTCTTCACCGCGCTGATCGGCGCGGTGGTGATGTTCGGCAGCATCGAACAAGGTATCGGCTGGGGCGATTCCGGCCCCGAGCCGGGTTACTTTCCCTTCTACATCGGCCTGATGCTGAGCGCCGCCAGCGTGGCCAACGGCGTACTGACCGTGGTGCGCTGGCAAGCCCTGAGCATTGCGTTTGTCAGCCGTAGTGCGTTCAAGCAAGTGTTGTCGGTGTTCATCCCGATTGCGCTGTTCGTCGGCGCGATGCCGTTCACCGGTATCTATGTGGCCTCGGCCTGTTTCATCGCCTGGTTCATGTGGCGCGACAAGGTGCGGGTCAAACCGTATGGCAAATGGATGATCGGCACGGTGTCACTCGGTGCAGTGCTCGCCAGTTACCTGATCTTCGCGCTGTGGTTCAAGGTCCCGCTGGATGCCGGCCCGATGGGCGACTGGATTGCCCTGGCCGGGAGAAATTTCAAATGA